One segment of Castanea sativa cultivar Marrone di Chiusa Pesio chromosome 3, ASM4071231v1 DNA contains the following:
- the LOC142626752 gene encoding uncharacterized protein LOC142626752: MTSLSNKPLFNQFISSLVFFLLVVIILDLIFSSTAFVSSVTSPFVYTNNKVKVAEERKEAKALLKWKINLHSKSQSFLSSWAGSNPCNWVGINCDNKSGSVTHLNLSSHSLKGTLHDLSFQSFPNLLSVDLSCNSLFGTIPTNIVHLSKLSVLDLSYNQFTGIIPSEIGQLTSLHVFYLGVNLMSGLIPLELGGLTSLSELDLSTNNLTGVIPTSLGNLSNLNILCLQKNHLYGTIPTSLGNLSNLVILDLGGNQLYGHIPQEIGLLSSLSFLVLALNNLTSVIPTSLGSLSNLTTLYLHTNQLSGSIPRELGMLSSLTNLQLSMNNLIGTIPASLGNLSNLNTLYLHMNQLSSSIPQELGMLSSLTDLALSMNNLIGTIPASLGNLSNLSYLYLHMNQLSGSIPQEFGINNFTQLKEFEISENQLSGHLPNNVFLGGSLEKFTAENNHFIGSIPKSMRNCTSLRRVRLDGNQLNGNIGEIFGVYPHLKYMDLSYNRFYGELSTNWGQCQNLTSLKISNNDISGRLPPELGEAIQLHVLNLSSNKLNGEIPKELGKLTFLFDLYLDNNKFYGHIPYNLGMLSNLEQLNLAKNSLSGLIPDLGNCKKLRMLNLSNNHLSKYIPLQIGNLQYLQNLDLSKNFLTGEIPQQLGDLKMLEILNLSHNALSGNIPSCFNQLLSLTSIDLSYNQLGGPIPNTKAFREARVEAFRNNKGLCGNATGLKACPSTYSQNVHVKKGNNVMTLILALLGIVFLVCIIVGITLNICFKKMKAKNETKEEEHQAMFSMCSYDGKMVYENIVEATGDFDYKHCIGVGGYGIVYKAELSTGQVVAVKKLHPLSEDSVANVNTFTSEINSLTEIRHRNIIKLHGFCSHPQHLLLVYEFLEGGSLKKILNNGELASDFDWAKRVNVVKGVTSALSYMHHDCLHPIIHRDISSKNVLLDSEYEAHVSDFGTARIMSSDASYWTSFAGTFGYAAPEHAYTMEVSEKCDVYSFGVVTLEVIMGRHPGDLISSFLSTSFASSSYDVLLEDVLDQRLALPTGQVAEKVVLVAMIALACLHTNPHSRPTMQQVYQKLSTWKSPFTKPLGMITLRELDGLENLI; the protein is encoded by the exons ATGACATCCCTTTCAAACAAACCACTCTTCAATCAATTCATTTCATCACTGGTCTTCTTCCTCCTTGTTGTCATCATCCTTGATCTCATTTTTTCATCCACTGCTTTTGTTTCCTCTGTAACTTCTCCTTTCGTTTACACTAACAATAAGGTTAAGGTAGcagaagaaagaaaggaagcAAAGGCTCTTCTAAAATGGAAAATTAACCTTCACAGTAAAAGCCAGTCTTTCTTGTCCTCTTGGGCTGGAAGCAATCCTTGCAATTGGGTCGGAATAAATTGTGACAACAAGTCTGGAAGTGTCACCCATCTAAACCTTTCAAGTCACAGTTTGAAAGGTACACTTCACGATCTAAGCTTTCAATCCTTCCCCAATCTACTCAGTGTTGACCTTTCTTGCAACTCACTATTTGGAACCATCCCCACAAATATTGTTCACCTCTCTAAACTCTCAGTTCTAGACCTTTCTTATAATCAATTCACTGGAATAATTCCTTCCGAAATAGGCCAATTGACAAGTCTTCACGTCTTTTACCTTGGTGTAAATCTTATGAGTGGCCTTATTCCTCTAGAACTAGGAGGATTAACTTCTTTGAGTGAGCTTGATTTATCAACAAACAATCTCACGGGTGTCATTCCTACCTCTCTTGGAAACTTAAGCAACCTAAACATTCTATGTCTTCAGAAGAACCATCTCTATGGTACCATCCCTACTTCTCTTGGAAACTTAAGTAACCTAGTCATTCTAGATCTTGGTGGGAACCAACTTTATGGTCACATCCCTCAAGAAATAGGTCTGCTAAGTTCTCTAAGTTTCCTTGTGTTGGCATTAAACAATCTTACAAGTGTCATCCCTACCTCTCTTGGAAGCTTAAGCAACCTAACCACTCTATATCTTCATACGAACCAACTTTCTGGTTCCATCCCTCGAGAATTGGGAATGCTAAGTTCTCTGACTAACCTTCAGTTATCAATGAACAATCTCATAGGCACCATCCCTGCTTCTCTTGGAAACTTAAGCAACCTAAACACTCTATATCTTCATATGAACCAACTTTCCAGTTCCATCCCTCAAGAATTAGGAATGCTAAGTTCTCTGACTGACCTTGCGTTATCAATGAACAATCTCATAGGCACCATCCCTGCTTCTCTTGGAAACTTAAGCAACCTCAGCTATCTATATCTTCATATGAACCAACTTTCTGGTTCCATCCCTCAAGAATTTGGAATT AACAATTTTACTCAATTGAAGGAGTTCGAAATATCAGAAAACCAACTCAGTGGTCACTTACCAAACAATGTGTTCCTTGGTGGATCGCTTGAGAAATTCACCGCAGAAAACAATCATTTTATTGGTTCAATACCAAAATCAATGAGAAACTGTACTAGCCTCAGAAGAGTTCGACTTGATGGAAATCAACTTAATGGAAATATAGGAGAAATTTTTGGAGTATACCCACACTTAAAATACATGGATTTGAGTTATAATAGATTTTATGGTGAACTTTCAACTAACTGGGGCCAATGTCAAAACTTGACAAGCCTAAAAATATCTAACAATGATATTTCAGGTAGATTACCTCCTGAGCTTGGAGAAGCAATTCAATTACATGTGCTCAATCTCTCCTCAAATAAGCTAAATGGGGAAATCCCAAAGGAATTAGGTAAGTTGACATTTTTGTTTGATCTTTATCTAgacaataacaaattttatggaCACATTCCTTACAATTTAGGGATGCTATCAAATCTAGAGCAACTTAATCTTGCCAAAAATAGTCTAAGTGGTCTTATTCCCGACTTAGGGAATTGTAAAAAGTTGCGGATGTTAAATTTGAGCAACAATCACTTAAGCAAATATATCCCACTTCAAATTGGCAATTTGCAGTATCTCCAAAATCTTGATCTTAGCAAAAATTTTCTGACAGGAGAGATACCACAACAACTTGGAGATTTGAAAATGTTAGAAATCTTGAATCTTTCCCACAATGCACTCTCTGGTAATATTCCATCATGTTTTAATCAATTGTTAAGCTTGACATCCATTGACTTGTCCTATAATCAATTGGGTGGTCCTATTCCAAATACTAAAGCATTTCGTGAGGCACGAGTAGAAGCATTTAGAAATAACAAAGGTTTGTGTGGCAATGCTACTGGTTTGAAGGCTTGCCCCTCTACATATAGCCAAAATGTTCATGTCAAAAAGGGGAATAATGTTATGACACTAATTTTAGCTCTTTTGGGCATTGTTTTTCTTGTATGTATCATTGTCGGAATTACAttaaatatttgttttaaaaagatgAAGGCAAAAAATgagacaaaagaagaagaacatcaAGCGATGTTTTCAATGTGTAGCTATGATGGAAAAATGGTTTATGAAAACATTGTTGAGGCAACAGGGGATTTTGATTACAAACATTGTATTGGTGTTGGGGGGTATGGAATTGTCTATAAAGCTGAGTTGTCAACAGGTCAAGTTGTTGCTGTAAAGAAACTTCATCCACTCTCAGAAGATAGTGTGGCCAATGTAAACACTTTTACCAGTGAGATAAATAGTTTAACCGAAATACGACACCGCAACATTATAAAGCTTCATGGTTTTTGCTCACATCCACAGCACTTGCTTTTAGTTTATGAGTTCTTGGAAGGAGGGAGCTTGAAAAAAATACTAAACAATGGTGAATTAGCATCAGACTTTGATTGGGCTAAGAGGGTAAATGTTGTCAAAGGTGTTACAAGTGCTCTATCTTATATGCATCATGACTGCTTACATCCAATAATTCATCGTGACATATCAAGCAAGAATGTTCTGCTAGATTCGGAATATGAAGCTCATGTCTCCGACTTTGGCACTGCTAGGATTATGAGTTCTGACGCATCTTATTGGACTTCATTTGCTGGCACTTTTGGGTATGCCGCTCCTG AACATGCTTACACAATGGAAGTAAGTGAAAAGTGCGACGTTTATAGCTTTGGAGTAGTCACATTAGAAGTAATTATGGGAAGGCATCCGGGTGATTTGATCTCATCATTTCTATCAACCTCATTTGCATCATCTTCCTATGATGTGCTATTAGAAGATGTATTGGATCAACGGCTTGCGTTGCCTACAGGGCAAGTTGCGGAGAAGGTGGTTTTAGTGGCAATGATAGCATTGGCATGCTTGCACACCAATCCACATTCTCGTCCGACCATGCAACAAGTTTATCAGAAGCTATCAACTTGGAAATCCCCATTCACAAAGCCTTTGGGCATGATCACATTAAGAGAGCTTGATGGTCTCGAAAATCTGATTTAA